A genomic window from Providencia alcalifaciens includes:
- a CDS encoding ISNCY family transposase yields the protein MSAESSGRFTLKELNRIKVLQDVIDRKMTPGRAAVVLGITPRHCSRLIKRYREHGPLGMNNIARGNPSNRLLPKSFTDQIVDIVKKNYPDFGPTLAREKLEEIHGLTIGKETLRRLMIRAGLWIPRKMRAPKIHQPRYRRPCTGELIQIDGCDHDWFEGRGPKCTALVYVDDATSKIMELLFVQTESTFTYFNATRRYIERHGKPLAFYSDKAGTFRINNKNAIGGDGHTQFGRAMHELSIQTICAETSQAKGRVERAHSTLQDRLVKEFRLKNISSIEAANAFTDEFMADYNHRFGKLPHHEYDVHRPLEQDEDLDTILTIREYRKVSKNLTIQYDKIVYLIEDSEYSWRAIGKCIDVYHYPDERKELRLNGIPLPFITYDRLSDVDQGAIVDNKRLGRTLELIKTVVDDKRDNRRSQSVPAGNGPSRRKEKAQGKKSQRSIDQNDMLEALIKLQGRSKEIFDKS from the coding sequence ATGAGTGCAGAAAGCTCAGGACGATTCACGTTGAAAGAATTAAATCGCATTAAGGTTCTACAAGATGTCATTGATCGTAAAATGACTCCAGGTCGTGCGGCCGTGGTACTCGGCATTACACCACGCCATTGTAGCCGACTGATAAAACGTTACCGCGAGCATGGCCCTTTAGGCATGAATAACATTGCTCGAGGTAATCCCAGCAATCGTTTATTGCCAAAATCATTCACTGACCAAATTGTAGATATCGTTAAGAAAAATTATCCTGACTTTGGACCTACGCTAGCACGCGAAAAACTAGAAGAAATACATGGGCTGACTATTGGTAAAGAAACACTTCGTAGGCTGATGATCCGTGCAGGTTTATGGATCCCGAGAAAAATGCGAGCCCCAAAAATTCACCAACCCCGGTATCGACGCCCTTGTACCGGTGAATTGATCCAAATTGATGGCTGTGACCATGATTGGTTTGAAGGACGTGGTCCAAAATGCACAGCATTAGTCTATGTTGATGATGCGACGAGTAAAATCATGGAGCTCCTTTTTGTCCAGACTGAATCCACATTTACATACTTTAATGCCACTCGGCGTTATATTGAAAGACATGGAAAACCATTGGCATTTTACAGCGATAAGGCTGGCACATTTAGAATTAATAACAAAAATGCTATTGGTGGCGACGGTCATACTCAGTTTGGTCGGGCTATGCATGAGTTAAGTATTCAAACCATTTGTGCAGAAACCAGCCAAGCAAAAGGTCGTGTTGAACGTGCACATAGCACACTTCAAGATCGCTTGGTTAAAGAGTTTCGCCTTAAGAACATCAGTTCAATCGAGGCTGCAAATGCATTTACTGATGAGTTTATGGCTGATTATAATCATCGCTTTGGTAAGCTCCCGCACCATGAATATGATGTCCATCGACCGCTAGAACAAGATGAGGATTTGGATACTATTCTAACCATCAGAGAATACAGAAAAGTCTCTAAAAACTTAACTATTCAATATGATAAGATCGTTTATCTGATTGAGGATAGTGAATATAGCTGGCGAGCTATTGGTAAATGCATCGATGTTTATCACTATCCAGACGAACGTAAAGAACTACGGTTGAATGGCATCCCCCTTCCCTTTATCACGTATGACCGACTGTCTGATGTTGACCAAGGTGCTATTGTGGACAACAAACGGCTTGGTCGAACTCTCGAACTCATTAAAACAGTTGTCGATGATAAGAGAGATAACCGGCGCTCACAATCTGTGCCAGCTGGAAATGGGCCGTCACGACGCAAAGAAAAAGCGCAAGGCAAAAAATCCCAGCGCTCTATCGATCAAAATGACATGCTAGAAGCCCTCATTAAACTTCAAGGGCGTTCAAAGGAGATTTTTGACAAAAGCTAG
- the gss gene encoding bifunctional glutathionylspermidine amidase/synthase, with protein MTEKHEPFGTLLGYAPGGVAIYSSNYSSIPDLGERDDISFRSYIHNEYMGYKWQCVEFARRFLYLNYGVVFTDVGMAYEIFALRFLRHVVDDSILPLRAYQNGGQMKPTAGSLLIWAEGGEFERTGHVAIITQVLDNKVRIVEQNVLHHKLPAGQQWTRELPLNTDNGSYTLSDTFTDTTILGWMIQTDNSQYAYKEPEINPQLMELHATQLDSQVNFNQSWLDESNPIELAYVKANHGHKLNANPHEYFTISSTAENQLMQATNEVHLMYLHATEKVLKDDNLLKLFNIPEILWPRLRLSWQNRRHDMVTGRLDFCMDHRGLKVYEYNADSASCHTETGLIIDKWSKVGNITAGWNPGERLQELLTDTWIHTTAKPFIHIMQDKDSEEDYHALFMAQSIKAAGFECKIIHGLDELVWNETGQVVDGEGRVLQCVWKTWAWETALEQLRQESESDLSGLPIRTGHPHHNDVRLIDVLLRPEIRVFEPLWTVIPGNKSILPILWSLFPHHPYLLDTDFEINDELRQTGYAVKPIAGRCGNNIGLVDHQDDILDETCGQFAHQENVYQQLWCLPKVAERYIQVCTFTVGGHYGGACLRSDPSLVIKKDSDIEPLWVLDDDDYLKQNQ; from the coding sequence ATGACAGAAAAACACGAACCGTTTGGCACTTTACTTGGCTACGCCCCCGGTGGTGTTGCAATTTACTCTTCCAATTACAGTTCCATTCCCGATCTAGGTGAACGGGACGATATCTCATTTCGCAGTTACATCCATAATGAATACATGGGATATAAATGGCAATGCGTTGAATTTGCTCGTCGTTTTCTCTATCTCAATTATGGTGTGGTATTCACAGATGTTGGCATGGCGTATGAGATTTTTGCATTACGTTTCTTGCGTCATGTAGTGGATGACAGCATCTTGCCATTACGCGCGTATCAAAATGGCGGCCAAATGAAACCTACCGCAGGAAGTTTACTGATTTGGGCTGAAGGGGGGGAATTTGAGCGTACAGGGCATGTTGCGATTATTACCCAAGTTCTTGATAACAAAGTTCGAATTGTTGAACAAAATGTTTTACATCATAAACTCCCTGCGGGTCAGCAGTGGACTCGAGAGCTACCGTTAAACACCGATAATGGAAGTTATACGTTGTCTGATACATTCACCGATACCACGATCCTCGGTTGGATGATACAAACGGATAATAGTCAGTACGCCTATAAAGAACCTGAAATTAATCCGCAATTGATGGAACTGCACGCGACTCAGTTAGATAGCCAAGTCAACTTCAATCAAAGCTGGTTAGATGAATCTAACCCGATTGAATTAGCCTATGTGAAAGCTAACCATGGGCATAAACTGAATGCCAACCCTCACGAATATTTCACGATTTCCAGTACTGCCGAAAATCAGCTAATGCAGGCAACAAATGAAGTTCATTTGATGTATTTGCATGCGACTGAAAAAGTCCTTAAAGATGACAACTTACTGAAACTTTTCAATATCCCCGAAATTCTCTGGCCGCGTTTGCGTTTATCATGGCAAAACCGCCGTCATGATATGGTGACGGGGCGCCTTGATTTTTGTATGGATCATCGAGGATTGAAAGTTTATGAATACAATGCAGATTCAGCGTCTTGCCATACTGAAACAGGGTTAATTATTGATAAATGGTCAAAAGTAGGCAATATCACCGCGGGCTGGAATCCTGGTGAACGACTGCAAGAATTACTTACGGATACATGGATACACACCACGGCAAAACCGTTTATTCACATCATGCAAGATAAGGATAGCGAAGAGGATTATCACGCTCTGTTTATGGCTCAATCCATTAAAGCAGCGGGATTTGAGTGTAAAATTATCCATGGTTTGGATGAGTTAGTCTGGAATGAAACGGGTCAAGTGGTGGATGGTGAAGGGCGGGTGCTTCAATGTGTATGGAAAACATGGGCATGGGAAACTGCTCTGGAGCAGTTACGCCAAGAGAGTGAAAGTGACCTTTCTGGTTTACCTATCCGAACCGGTCATCCACATCATAATGATGTCCGGCTGATTGATGTGCTGTTGCGTCCAGAAATTCGTGTTTTTGAACCGTTATGGACGGTGATCCCCGGTAATAAATCAATTCTGCCGATTCTATGGTCACTGTTCCCGCATCATCCATATTTATTGGATACGGATTTTGAGATTAACGATGAGCTACGCCAAACAGGGTATGCCGTGAAGCCTATTGCGGGGCGCTGTGGTAATAATATTGGGCTGGTTGATCATCAAGACGATATTCTGGATGAAACTTGTGGGCAATTTGCCCATCAAGAGAATGTTTATCAGCAATTATGGTGTTTACCGAAAGTAGCAGAACGTTATATTCAGGTCTGTACATTTACGGTGGGTGGGCATTATGGTGGTGCATGTTTACGTTCTGATCCTTCTTTAGTCATTAAGAAGGACAGCGATATAGAACCGCTTTGGGTGCTTGACGACGATGACTACCTAAAACAAAACCAATAA
- a CDS encoding phosphoribosyltransferase-like protein — protein sequence MMPVKMKLSDKPKLKQLSIEKIETSYEITQWLTQFSDSEQSFAKLILSKLIFVSRDEYTKWLRKAISSLPNNHKHALFSVRKLPKENHILWDSQGEIVDRPGCSLGSEDLVYSIISNLVRSNKDFLIEHPSLNELKRHKIHNYILIDDAIGSGDRVSEFINAMLSNPTFLSWWSLGIIKFTLLSFARTQGSECNIINKIRGSDHGIRKFRKSDKINFISEIVYNEKWLETRWGKQYDEVINLCHKKKQIKLWARLGYGEVLSNIIFYHSVPNNIPGMLWFTNKKWQGLMPDRAIPSWLLDLIENDYKQEISASSPLSPEILKLLTLIKRGMRDKKSLALRLNIDCSYVENLIQYSETLGLLTTQKRLTKVGLDLLIASKHIENNNVWDFSLYIPESWCADRYSIQPLNKNE from the coding sequence ATGATGCCGGTAAAAATGAAACTATCTGACAAACCTAAACTTAAACAACTTTCAATAGAAAAAATTGAAACCTCTTACGAAATAACACAGTGGCTTACCCAATTTAGCGATAGTGAACAATCTTTTGCTAAACTTATATTGAGTAAATTAATCTTTGTTAGCAGAGATGAGTATACGAAATGGCTGCGAAAAGCGATTTCTAGTTTACCAAATAACCATAAACATGCCCTATTTTCAGTTAGGAAATTACCGAAAGAAAATCATATACTATGGGATTCTCAAGGTGAAATTGTCGATAGACCGGGCTGTTCTCTAGGAAGCGAGGACTTAGTATATTCAATCATTTCCAATCTGGTACGCTCAAATAAAGACTTTTTGATAGAGCACCCATCTCTAAATGAACTAAAAAGACATAAGATTCATAATTATATTCTTATTGATGACGCTATAGGTAGTGGTGACAGGGTATCTGAATTTATTAATGCCATGCTTAGCAATCCCACTTTTTTAAGTTGGTGGAGCTTAGGGATAATAAAATTTACTTTACTTTCATTTGCTCGCACACAAGGTTCAGAGTGTAATATAATTAATAAAATCCGAGGTTCAGATCATGGCATCAGAAAATTCAGAAAATCAGATAAAATAAATTTCATAAGCGAAATTGTTTATAATGAGAAATGGTTGGAAACTCGTTGGGGAAAACAATATGATGAAGTTATAAATCTTTGTCATAAGAAAAAACAGATCAAGCTGTGGGCTCGGCTTGGATATGGTGAAGTATTATCGAATATTATCTTTTATCATAGCGTACCGAACAACATCCCCGGGATGCTGTGGTTTACAAATAAAAAGTGGCAAGGTCTTATGCCCGATAGAGCGATTCCTAGTTGGTTACTTGATTTAATAGAAAATGATTATAAACAAGAAATATCTGCTTCATCACCCTTATCGCCTGAAATATTGAAATTACTAACACTCATCAAACGTGGTATGAGAGATAAAAAAAGTTTAGCTTTGCGTTTGAATATTGACTGTTCTTATGTAGAAAATTTAATTCAGTATTCGGAAACACTAGGGCTATTGACAACTCAAAAACGTTTGACTAAAGTTGGACTCGATTTACTTATAGCTTCTAAGCATATTGAAAACAATAATGTATGGGACTTTAGTCTATACATTCCAGAATCTTGGTGTGCTGATCGGTATTCTATTCAGCCGTTAAACAAGAATGAGTGA
- the yjjJ gene encoding type II toxin-antitoxin system HipA family toxin YjjJ — translation MTNRSEMIRQLLRNGPTTARQLIDIMNVSQPTLSRALKALGDDIVRIGAASSIQYALRDTFRGFNSAPIYRITEEGTLRSLGQLIPVYPDGFVMEQVDGVCLHSDGLPWWLFDMRPQGYLGRAYASAYSTQLGISPNPDRWSDSDIIRALLAHGHDAVGNLLIGEQARNQFLEMQAPTPVDRATVYPTLARAVSSGEAPGSSAGGEQPKFCTYTERGHVIVKFTAQDDNPISERWRDLLQAEHLALKVLGVETEVFDFEGQRFLEIPRFDRVGLLGRRGLFSLQALDAEFVGRAREPWPVLVNELVKQKHVHPDAIIRTARLWAFGMLIGNTDMHHGNLSFISSHGRPYHLAPAYDILPMGFAPKSGGEIVNTLRPVTLLEGISGETWREALELAETFFALANDCHCFSENFALCLQALRRHIDEASSRISRLAGEL, via the coding sequence ATGACTAATCGATCTGAGATGATACGTCAATTGCTCCGTAACGGGCCAACAACAGCAAGGCAACTAATTGATATAATGAATGTTAGTCAGCCAACGTTGTCTCGGGCGCTAAAAGCATTAGGTGACGATATTGTCCGGATTGGTGCTGCATCCTCTATTCAATATGCATTGCGTGATACGTTTCGAGGGTTTAATTCTGCTCCTATTTATCGAATCACAGAAGAGGGTACATTACGATCTCTAGGTCAGTTGATTCCGGTTTATCCCGATGGATTTGTTATGGAGCAGGTTGATGGCGTCTGCCTTCATAGTGATGGTTTACCATGGTGGCTATTTGATATGCGACCACAAGGGTACCTTGGTCGAGCTTATGCATCCGCCTATTCAACGCAACTTGGAATATCGCCAAATCCAGATCGCTGGTCAGACTCCGATATTATAAGAGCCTTGCTCGCTCATGGGCATGATGCAGTAGGAAACTTATTAATTGGGGAACAGGCAAGAAACCAATTTCTGGAAATGCAGGCACCAACTCCCGTTGATCGAGCCACTGTGTATCCTACATTAGCACGAGCAGTAAGCTCTGGAGAGGCTCCAGGATCATCCGCAGGTGGTGAGCAACCTAAGTTTTGTACCTACACTGAACGGGGTCATGTCATCGTAAAATTTACGGCGCAAGATGATAACCCAATCAGTGAACGTTGGCGTGATTTGTTACAGGCGGAGCACCTTGCTTTAAAGGTACTTGGAGTAGAAACAGAGGTATTTGATTTTGAAGGACAACGCTTCCTTGAAATTCCTCGCTTCGATCGCGTTGGGTTACTCGGTCGTCGAGGGCTTTTTTCTTTACAAGCTCTGGATGCAGAATTTGTGGGGAGGGCAAGGGAGCCTTGGCCTGTATTGGTCAATGAATTAGTTAAGCAAAAACATGTACATCCCGATGCTATCATCCGTACAGCACGGCTTTGGGCATTTGGTATGCTCATCGGTAATACCGATATGCATCATGGTAATTTATCGTTTATTAGTAGTCATGGTCGTCCATACCATCTTGCGCCGGCTTACGATATCCTGCCTATGGGGTTTGCGCCTAAGTCGGGGGGGGAAATCGTCAATACCCTTAGACCAGTGACCTTACTTGAGGGGATCAGTGGAGAAACTTGGCGGGAAGCGTTGGAGTTAGCCGAGACGTTTTTTGCTTTAGCCAATGATTGTCACTGTTTTTCTGAAAACTTTGCTTTATGCTTACAAGCGTTACGCCGTCACATTGATGAGGCTAGTTCTCGGATATCACGCCTTGCTGGTGAGTTATGA
- a CDS encoding LysR family transcriptional regulator, translating to MRFDMVDLRLFVNTHKAGSITAGANLSNLSLQSASERIRGMESELGVLLLTRSSSGIRLTNAGIALLNHANQVLLQIDHMRSELRQYSQGLRGYIDLLCNSSAQAGFLPKKLADYLQKYANISVGIREMPSEKIINSLNNQMANLGIVANPSSLYDLEFKYLCDDHLVIFAPPSNDLNDHSISSLNQIGSYDFIGLSQGNALQDYIDSHALSEGISLNYRMRLATMDAVMQLVSEGLGYAILPQQVILRFIGIYPGNIIPLSDEWAKRKLYICARRFDELPSYMDEFVKFLLE from the coding sequence ATGCGTTTTGATATGGTTGATTTACGTTTATTTGTAAATACCCATAAAGCTGGGAGTATTACAGCGGGGGCCAATTTATCTAATTTAAGCTTACAATCAGCCAGTGAACGTATTCGGGGCATGGAAAGTGAGCTTGGTGTTTTATTATTGACGCGCTCTTCGTCGGGAATAAGGCTGACAAATGCAGGGATAGCATTATTAAATCACGCCAATCAGGTGCTATTGCAAATTGACCATATGCGCAGTGAATTGCGTCAATACAGCCAAGGTTTACGAGGGTATATTGATCTATTATGCAATTCTTCGGCACAAGCCGGTTTTCTTCCCAAAAAATTAGCGGACTATCTGCAAAAATACGCGAATATTAGCGTTGGGATCCGTGAAATGCCAAGTGAAAAAATCATCAATAGCCTTAATAATCAAATGGCAAACTTAGGCATTGTTGCAAATCCGTCGTCATTGTATGACTTAGAATTTAAATATTTATGTGATGACCATTTGGTTATTTTCGCACCACCATCCAATGATTTGAATGATCACAGCATCTCTTCATTAAACCAGATTGGCAGCTATGATTTTATTGGACTTTCTCAAGGTAATGCATTGCAGGATTATATTGACAGTCATGCACTGAGCGAAGGAATTTCACTTAATTACAGAATGCGTTTAGCAACGATGGACGCGGTGATGCAATTAGTGAGTGAGGGGCTTGGCTATGCCATTTTACCGCAACAAGTCATACTGAGGTTTATCGGAATATATCCAGGAAATATCATTCCTTTATCTGACGAATGGGCAAAACGCAAACTGTACATTTGCGCCCGAAGATTTGATGAATTACCGAGTTATATGGATGAGTTTGTTAAGTTTTTACTTGAATAA
- a CDS encoding porin, producing MKYNKLATLITTLAVASTANAAEVYNKDGNKFDVYGQIDVRHYIADSKSGEDGDDSRVRLGFRGDTQINDQLTGYGRFEWETPTNKSESDHENQNRLAYAGLKFADFGSLDYGRNYGVNYDINAWTDVLPLWGADTMDQEDNFMMGRNRNLLTYRNNNMFGYVDGLSFALQYQGKNGDHNKSSGEDALKNNGDGYGLSTAYELGYGVTLGGSYANSSRTPSQRDGAIGAKGERAQVWNVGGKFEWEDLYIAAMYGQALNATRYGEDDAEAVANKTENLEVVATYTLDFGLTPSIGYNQSKGKDLGEYGSKDLVKYLAVGAAYEFNNNMSAVVDYKINLLNKNEFTRDHNINTDNVLGLGLVYQF from the coding sequence ATGAAATACAATAAATTAGCAACACTTATCACAACTCTGGCAGTCGCAAGCACAGCTAATGCGGCAGAAGTTTATAACAAGGACGGCAACAAATTTGATGTCTATGGACAAATTGATGTTCGCCACTATATTGCCGACTCAAAAAGTGGTGAAGATGGTGATGATTCACGCGTTCGTTTAGGGTTCCGTGGTGATACGCAAATCAACGATCAACTCACAGGTTATGGCCGTTTTGAATGGGAAACTCCAACCAATAAATCAGAAAGTGACCATGAAAACCAAAACCGTTTAGCTTATGCTGGTTTAAAATTTGCTGATTTTGGTTCATTGGATTACGGACGCAATTATGGTGTGAACTACGATATCAATGCATGGACTGATGTTCTCCCACTTTGGGGCGCAGACACTATGGATCAAGAAGATAACTTCATGATGGGACGCAACCGTAATTTGTTGACTTATCGTAACAATAATATGTTCGGTTATGTTGATGGCTTAAGCTTCGCCCTGCAATACCAAGGTAAAAACGGCGATCACAACAAATCCTCTGGTGAAGATGCACTGAAAAATAACGGTGATGGTTATGGTTTATCCACCGCTTATGAATTAGGTTACGGCGTCACCTTAGGAGGCAGCTATGCAAACTCAAGTCGTACACCAAGCCAACGTGATGGCGCTATTGGTGCAAAAGGCGAACGCGCGCAAGTGTGGAACGTCGGGGGTAAATTTGAGTGGGAAGACCTTTACATCGCAGCTATGTATGGTCAAGCACTGAATGCGACTCGCTACGGAGAAGATGATGCCGAAGCTGTTGCCAATAAAACAGAAAACTTAGAAGTTGTTGCAACTTATACCTTAGATTTCGGTTTGACCCCTTCAATTGGTTATAACCAATCTAAAGGGAAAGATCTTGGCGAATATGGCAGCAAAGATTTAGTGAAATACCTGGCTGTTGGCGCCGCTTATGAGTTCAACAACAATATGTCCGCTGTCGTTGATTACAAAATTAACTTATTGAATAAAAATGAGTTTACTCGTGATCACAACATCAATACGGATAATGTCTTAGGCCTAGGCTTAGTGTACCAGTTCTAA
- a CDS encoding reverse transcriptase family protein, producing the protein MEIWSVHQLYQEAEASLDKESALNLRNYANNLKKRNFPVIFSLRHLSIITGVDYSVLRSTVARRRESANYRMFAIKKRSGGRRHIHAVTSELFKVQHFINSVILQKIKPHNASYAFHSDGGVRKCAEQHCGARWLFQFDIADFFYSINESDIYNIFVSAGYRPLLAFELSRLCTTLRLPTHLRSLILLPKYSVKEYKFYNQYNTNHHSRIIPEPFPLGVLPQGAPSSPMLSNLASEKLDVSLADYADKNGFIYTRYADDITFSCGNDLADGVSVKKVRRDVISIIRKHHFIENTNKIRISGPGSKKVVLGLLVDGNAPRLSKETYKRIDRHLYAIQKFGLNEVAKYEKFDSPIGFYNHVAGLIAYVKDVDNARWLQFHQRFSIINHP; encoded by the coding sequence ATGGAAATCTGGTCAGTACACCAACTTTATCAAGAAGCAGAGGCGTCTTTAGATAAAGAATCAGCATTAAATTTAAGAAATTACGCAAATAACCTGAAAAAAAGAAATTTCCCTGTTATTTTTAGTTTACGGCATCTTTCAATAATTACAGGTGTTGATTATAGCGTATTACGTTCGACAGTAGCACGCAGACGAGAATCAGCTAATTATCGCATGTTTGCCATTAAAAAACGTTCAGGTGGGCGACGTCATATACATGCCGTAACTAGCGAATTATTCAAAGTTCAACACTTCATCAATAGTGTAATACTACAAAAGATAAAACCCCACAATGCTTCTTATGCTTTCCACTCAGATGGCGGAGTTAGAAAATGTGCAGAGCAACATTGTGGTGCCCGTTGGCTGTTTCAATTTGATATTGCTGATTTTTTTTATTCTATTAACGAATCAGATATTTATAATATTTTCGTTAGTGCTGGATATCGCCCATTGTTAGCATTTGAACTGTCAAGATTATGCACTACTTTGCGACTACCTACACATTTACGTTCTTTAATTTTATTACCAAAATACTCAGTAAAAGAATATAAATTTTATAATCAATATAATACCAACCACCACTCACGGATAATACCAGAGCCTTTTCCTTTAGGTGTACTTCCCCAAGGAGCACCAAGTAGCCCAATGCTCAGTAATTTGGCTTCCGAAAAACTCGATGTTTCTTTAGCCGATTATGCTGATAAAAATGGTTTCATCTATACCCGATATGCCGATGATATAACATTCTCTTGTGGTAATGATCTAGCGGATGGAGTTTCAGTTAAAAAAGTTAGGCGAGATGTCATAAGTATCATTCGTAAACATCATTTTATTGAAAACACAAATAAAATAAGAATATCTGGCCCAGGCTCTAAAAAGGTCGTTTTAGGGTTACTTGTTGATGGTAACGCACCAAGATTATCCAAGGAAACCTATAAACGTATTGACCGCCATCTTTATGCAATTCAAAAATTTGGTCTTAATGAAGTTGCAAAATATGAAAAATTCGACTCTCCAATAGGTTTTTATAACCATGTAGCTGGTTTGATTGCGTATGTTAAAGATGTTGATAATGCAAGATGGTTGCAATTTCATCAAAGATTTTCCATTATAAACCATCCATAA
- a CDS encoding DUF4184 family protein, which translates to MPWTFSHPAVVFPIKHSFLGKWLSLPAMILGSLSPDLLYSFGLYRLASEAHHIVGWLSIGLPLCFLIYAIILELASPLSTVIPFVIKKKQGWSIRSICILATSFFIGALTHIVWDSFTHDTGTMVRSWSFLQFNLSMTDKQEIAIYKILQHSGSLLGLLYLSYQYWRYHRKQPKIQQHIDNQKLKKIMEIGVVSALFALPIAYYLTPKSPSFHFNRFVYLELTVMVPFFFGGLIIYGMWVNFYQRGKQS; encoded by the coding sequence ATGCCATGGACGTTTTCTCATCCTGCTGTTGTTTTTCCTATTAAGCATTCATTTTTGGGTAAATGGCTAAGTTTACCGGCGATGATCCTTGGAAGTTTAAGTCCAGATTTATTATATTCGTTTGGCTTATATCGATTAGCATCAGAAGCCCACCATATTGTGGGATGGTTATCTATTGGGCTACCACTTTGTTTTCTTATTTATGCCATTATTCTTGAGCTGGCTTCGCCATTATCAACCGTCATACCGTTTGTGATTAAAAAAAAGCAGGGTTGGTCTATCCGCAGTATTTGTATTCTTGCAACATCTTTCTTTATTGGCGCATTAACGCACATTGTTTGGGATTCTTTTACTCACGATACGGGCACGATGGTGCGGTCATGGTCATTTTTGCAATTCAATTTATCCATGACTGATAAACAAGAAATTGCTATCTATAAAATTTTACAACATTCAGGTTCATTATTAGGTTTGCTCTATTTAAGTTATCAATATTGGCGATATCATCGAAAACAACCAAAAATACAGCAGCACATTGATAACCAAAAACTCAAAAAAATAATGGAGATAGGTGTTGTTTCCGCGCTATTCGCACTGCCTATTGCCTATTACCTCACACCGAAATCACCCAGTTTTCATTTTAACCGTTTCGTTTATTTAGAACTTACCGTGATGGTGCCATTTTTCTTTGGCGGTTTGATTATTTATGGGATGTGGGTAAATTTCTATCAGCGCGGTAAACAGTCTTAA
- a CDS encoding sulfite exporter TauE/SafE family protein, with protein sequence MTLILLIFLLAGFVKGVIGLGLPTLSMGLLTTLMEPAVAASILIIPSFVTNIWQLMAGGKFLNLIRRFYLFIIAIFIGTIYSPLPKLSSASEWVFPALGLILIIYGLVAMFLPKSSTSGKNERWLSPLIGYITGVITAATGVFVIPAVPYLQSLKLNKNELIQTLGLAFTTSTIALAILLFRENNRETIDYYTSSIALIPAIIGMYIGQYCRNLISEKIFRRCFFLGLIALGIYMLFK encoded by the coding sequence ATGACGTTAATTTTATTGATCTTCCTTTTGGCGGGATTTGTTAAAGGAGTTATTGGACTAGGCTTGCCAACATTATCAATGGGTTTGTTAACAACGCTCATGGAACCTGCTGTTGCGGCAAGCATTCTGATTATTCCATCTTTTGTCACCAATATATGGCAGCTTATGGCCGGTGGTAAGTTTTTAAACTTAATTCGACGATTTTACTTATTTATTATCGCTATATTTATTGGCACCATTTATAGCCCATTACCAAAACTGAGCTCTGCATCAGAGTGGGTATTTCCTGCATTGGGTCTGATATTAATCATCTATGGATTAGTGGCCATGTTCCTCCCGAAATCGTCAACATCGGGTAAAAATGAACGGTGGTTATCCCCACTAATTGGTTATATCACTGGAGTTATTACCGCAGCCACGGGGGTTTTTGTGATCCCTGCTGTTCCTTATTTACAATCGCTAAAACTTAATAAAAATGAACTAATACAAACATTAGGTCTTGCATTTACCACTTCAACAATTGCATTGGCCATCTTATTATTCAGGGAGAATAATAGAGAGACTATAGATTATTACACATCTTCAATCGCACTTATTCCCGCAATTATTGGTATGTATATTGGTCAATATTGCAGAAATTTAATCAGTGAAAAAATATTTAGACGCTGTTTTTTCTTAGGGTTGATCGCTTTAGGCATTTACATGTTATTCAAGTAA